Proteins from a single region of Streptomyces spinoverrucosus:
- a CDS encoding histidine phosphatase family protein, with protein sequence MAPRILLARHGQTEWSLAGKHTGRTDIPLLDEGRRGAKLLGERLHQAPYAGLPDVEVRTSPLSRARETCELAGFGSRADTWDALLEWDYGAYEGLTPADIQARRPGWLIWRDGVPEGETLADMTARADEVVTWARSRDHDVLLFAHGHILRSIAARWLGLPLDFAARIRLNPTSLSILGWAYGEPAIESWNDVGHLAG encoded by the coding sequence ATGGCACCGCGCATCCTGCTGGCCCGGCACGGGCAGACGGAGTGGTCGCTGGCCGGAAAGCACACCGGCAGGACCGACATACCCCTCCTCGACGAGGGGCGGCGCGGCGCGAAACTCCTCGGCGAACGCCTGCACCAGGCGCCGTACGCCGGACTCCCCGACGTCGAGGTCCGCACCAGCCCGCTCTCCCGCGCGCGTGAGACGTGCGAACTCGCAGGCTTCGGTTCCCGCGCCGACACCTGGGACGCGCTCCTGGAATGGGACTACGGCGCGTACGAGGGCCTGACCCCCGCCGACATCCAGGCCCGCCGCCCCGGCTGGCTGATCTGGCGCGACGGCGTCCCCGAGGGCGAGACCCTGGCCGACATGACGGCCCGCGCGGACGAGGTCGTCACCTGGGCCCGCTCCCGGGACCACGACGTCCTGCTCTTCGCCCACGGCCACATCCTGCGCTCGATCGCCGCCCGCTGGCTGGGCCTGCCCCTCGACTTCGCGGCCCGAATCCGCCTCAACCCGACCTCACTGTCGATCCTGGGCTGGGCCTACGGGGAGCCCGCGATCGAGAGCTGGAACGACGTGGGACACCTGGCGGGATAA
- a CDS encoding spermidine synthase has product MGKSRKLRRSQAALAAVVESVDGGLAQLIPDPDRARAWTLLIDGAPQSHVDLDDPAYLSFEYQRRLGHVIDLAAPPGKPLQAVHLGGGALTLARYVAATRPRSTQQVVERDAPLVQLVRRELPLAPGARIRVRSTDAREGLGKVPDGWADVVVADVFSGARTPAHLTSTEFLDEVRRALRPGGLYAANLADGPPLAHLRGQIATAAARFAELALVADPAVLRGKRFGNAVLVASDHPLPIAELTRRAASDPHPGRVEHGRQLTDFTGGAAPVTDAAAVASPAPPPSVFR; this is encoded by the coding sequence GTGGGAAAGTCCAGAAAGCTCCGGCGGTCACAGGCCGCCCTCGCCGCCGTCGTCGAGTCCGTCGACGGCGGCCTCGCCCAGCTGATCCCGGACCCCGACCGGGCGCGGGCCTGGACGCTGCTGATCGACGGAGCCCCGCAGTCGCACGTCGACCTGGACGACCCCGCGTACCTCTCCTTCGAATACCAGCGGCGCCTCGGCCACGTCATCGACCTCGCCGCGCCGCCCGGCAAACCCCTACAGGCCGTGCACCTCGGCGGTGGCGCCCTCACCCTCGCCCGTTACGTCGCCGCCACCCGCCCCCGCTCCACCCAGCAGGTCGTCGAACGCGACGCGCCCCTCGTCCAACTGGTCCGCCGCGAGCTGCCGTTGGCGCCGGGCGCGCGCATCCGGGTGCGGTCGACGGACGCCCGCGAAGGGCTCGGCAAGGTGCCGGACGGGTGGGCCGACGTGGTCGTCGCCGATGTGTTCAGCGGCGCCCGGACACCCGCCCACCTCACCTCGACGGAGTTCCTCGACGAGGTCCGCAGGGCGCTGCGCCCCGGTGGGCTGTACGCCGCCAACCTGGCCGACGGCCCGCCGCTCGCCCACCTGCGCGGCCAGATCGCCACCGCCGCCGCCCGGTTCGCGGAGCTCGCCCTGGTCGCCGACCCGGCGGTGCTGCGCGGAAAGCGTTTCGGCAACGCGGTCCTCGTCGCCTCCGACCACCCTCTGCCGATCGCCGAACTGACCCGCCGCGCCGCCTCCGACCCTCACCCCGGCCGCGTCGAACACGGCAGGCAGCTCAC
- a CDS encoding phosphatase PAP2 family protein — protein MPHAERPGIEAAPHHPRLRWWTELPLILLVYACYSAGRLLARGDASTAVDHGLAILRVEKALHLNAEHPLNRLFTREAWIGIPADFWYASLHYLVTPALLIWLFRTRTVRYRAARTWLMTSTFIGLVGFTLLPTCPPRLLSAGYGFVDTMAQYSAYGWWAGEASAPRGLGGMTNQYAAMPSLHVGWALWCGVILWRYGGTRLSKVAGVVYPLVTTIVVMGTANHYLLDAVAGAAVMGAGLLLTPYVMRSANRARTWLTARAAPAATDSPAARASIVSGGCQTSAGERIPRQRESRFGSGAEPSASPTDAGDGAPAPAR, from the coding sequence ATGCCGCATGCCGAGAGACCGGGCATCGAGGCGGCCCCGCACCACCCCCGGCTGCGCTGGTGGACCGAGCTGCCGCTGATCCTGCTGGTGTACGCCTGCTACTCGGCGGGCCGGCTGCTCGCCCGGGGCGACGCCTCCACCGCCGTCGACCACGGTCTGGCGATCCTGCGCGTCGAGAAGGCCCTGCACCTCAACGCCGAACACCCGCTCAACCGCCTGTTCACCCGCGAGGCGTGGATCGGCATACCGGCGGACTTCTGGTACGCGTCACTGCACTACCTGGTCACACCCGCCCTCCTCATATGGCTCTTCCGGACCCGGACGGTGCGATACCGGGCGGCCCGCACCTGGCTGATGACCTCGACCTTCATAGGCCTCGTCGGATTCACGCTGCTACCAACCTGCCCGCCCCGCCTGCTGTCGGCCGGGTACGGATTCGTGGACACGATGGCCCAGTACAGCGCGTACGGCTGGTGGGCCGGTGAGGCGAGCGCGCCGCGCGGGCTGGGCGGCATGACCAACCAGTACGCCGCGATGCCGAGCCTGCACGTCGGCTGGGCGCTGTGGTGCGGGGTGATCCTGTGGCGGTACGGCGGGACGCGCCTCTCCAAGGTCGCGGGGGTCGTCTACCCGCTGGTGACCACGATCGTGGTGATGGGCACCGCCAACCACTACCTCCTCGACGCGGTCGCGGGCGCCGCCGTGATGGGCGCCGGGCTGCTGCTGACGCCGTACGTGATGCGGTCCGCGAACCGCGCGCGGACGTGGCTGACGGCGCGTGCCGCACCCGCCGCAACGGACTCTCCTGCCGCTCGTGCCTCGATTGTCAGTGGCGGATGTCAGACTTCGGCGGGTGAGCGAATTCCACGGCAGCGCGAGTCGCGGTTCGGATCAGGAG